A single region of the Marmota flaviventris isolate mMarFla1 chromosome 10, mMarFla1.hap1, whole genome shotgun sequence genome encodes:
- the LOC114080622 gene encoding PRAME family member 12-like — translation MSIQSPPTLLELAGCSLLSNKSRAVLDLEDLPIELFPPLFVEAFSRGHTEVLKKMVQAWPFTRLPLGALMRKPQLEMIQVALDGLDMLLAQQDHPRRWKLQVLDLRDVPQNFWRMWSGAVFDACSPEKIKKNQTLKLGPAMAAKPPFKVFIDLSLRKRPLDEFLKHLFLWVRQRRDRLHLCCNRLKIFGKPTRHTRKVLRLLQLDSVQKVEVHCAWAPSTLAACAPFLGQMRNLRKLLVSQVYVPAYTSQEEQEQLLAQLTSQFLRMDCLRKFCANAVFLLEGHLEQVLRHLKTPLETLSITNCPLSDSDWNYLSRYPNARQLRHLDLRGIKLTDFSLEPLQILLDSTATTLNSLDLEACGITDSQLQALLPALSRCSQLVIMSIHGNRLSMSTLRDLLLHTARLSQLSIELYPAPLESYDARGTIHPGRCSQLCAELTAIVRDFRQPNILVFSTVPCRRCGSKFMYNQGLIHCSCPTAA, via the exons ATGAGCATCCAGTCCCCACCCACGCTGCTGGAGCTGGCAGGGTGCAGCCTGCTGAGCAACAAGTCCAGGGCTGTCCTGGATCTGGAGGACCTGCCCATAGAGCTCTTCCCACCACTCTTTGTGGAGGCCTTCAGCAGGGGACACACTGAGGTCCTGAAGAAAATGGTACAGGCCTGGCCCTTCACCCGCCTGCCCCTGGGGGCCCTGATGAGGAAGCCACAGCTTGAGATGATCCAAGTGGCCCTGGATGGGCTGGACATGCTGCTTGCCCAGCAGGATCACCCCAG gaggtggaaactgcaggTGCTGGATTTGCGGGATGTTCCCCAGAACTTCTGGAGGATGTGGTCTGGAGCCGTGTTTGATGCCTGCTCACCAGAGAAAATTAAGAAGAATCAAACCTTGAAACTTGGTCCAGCAATGGCAGCTAAGCCACCCTTCAAGGTTTTCATAGACTTGAGCCTCAGAAAAAGACCCCTGGATGAATTCCTGAAGCACTTGTTCCTGTGGGTCAGACAGAGAAGGGACAGGCTGCACCTGTGTTGCAATAGGCTGAAGATCTTTGGGAAACCCACCCGTCACACCAGGAAGGTCCTGCGACTGCTGCAGCTGGACTCTGTCCAGAAGGTGGAAGTGCACTGCGCCTGGGCGCCCTCCACCTTGGCTGCTTGTGCTCCTTTCTTGggccagatgaggaacctgaggaagCTGCTTGTCTCCCAGGTCTATGTGCCTGCCTACACCTCCCAAGAGGAGCAGGAGCAGCTGCTCGCCCAGCTCACCTCACAGTTCCTCAGGATGGACTGCCTGCGGAAGTTCTGTGCCAATGCTGTCTTCCTCCTCGAGGGCCACCTGGAACAGGTGCTGAG GCACCTGAAGACCCCCCTGGAGACCCTCTCAATAACCAACTGCCCACTGTCCGATTCTGACTGGAATTATCTTTCCCGATATCCGAACGCCAGACAGCTCAGACACCTGGACCTGAGGGGCATCAAACTGACCGATTTCAGTCTGGAGCCCCTCCAAATCCTGCTGGACAGCACTGCAACCACCCTGAACAGCCTCGACCTGGAAGCCTGCGGGATCACTGactcccagctccaggccctcctgcctgccctgagcCGCTGCTCCCAGCTTGTGATCATGAGCATCCATGGGAACCGCCTCTCTATGTCAACCCTGAGGGACCTGCTGCTCCACACTGCCAGGCTGAGCCAGTTGAGCATAGAGCTGtaccctgcccctctggagagcTATGATGCCCGGGGTACCATCCACCCAGGCAGATGTTCCCAACTCTGTGCTGAGCTGACAGCAATAGTGAGGGACTTTAGGCAGCCAAACATCCTTGTGTTCTCTACTGTCCCCTGTCGTCGTTGTGGCTCCAAGTTCATGTATAACCAGGGTCTCATTCACTGCTCCTGTCCAACAGCTGCCTAG